In Liolophura sinensis isolate JHLJ2023 chromosome 2, CUHK_Ljap_v2, whole genome shotgun sequence, a genomic segment contains:
- the LOC135463038 gene encoding E3 ubiquitin-protein ligase Midline-1-like, which produces MAESKQNREDVLTCSICMETFRKPVMLPCQHSFCRECIDLYAAKSKSVQTDETSGSTGLISCPVCRAPTNLGREGVAGLLPNFHLAEMVERFSSVVMVEDEIPYCSLCVDNQAKAVKFCTSCGVFYCEECLANFHPMRGPLKRHRLISALEYLSQETSQGQVSRDHQSAQQPSCARHCQPFILFCEPCRMVICLGCVVDHPGHAMRDIPSSAENDKVMRKRHSYIMQPSTKMDVQSH; this is translated from the coding sequence ATGGCCGAAAGCAAGCAGAATCGGGAAGATGTTCTCACATGTTCTATATGTATGGAAACTTTCCGGAAACCAGTAATGCTaccctgtcagcacagtttttgtaggGAATGCATTGATTTGTATGCTGCCAAGTCCAAATCTGTACAGACAGACGAGACCTCCGGCAGCACGGGGCTGATCTCTTGCCCTGTGTGTCGGGCACCGACCAAtctggggagagaaggtgtggctggtctgCTTCCCAACTTTCATCTGGCAGAAATGGTGGAGAGGTTCTCGTCTGTTGTAATGGTTGAGGATGAAATcccatattgttctctgtgtgtaGACAATCAggctaaagctgtcaagttttgtaccaGCTGTGGTGTGTTCTACTGTGAGGAATGTCTTGCAAATTTCCATCCAATGAGGGGGCCTCTAAAACGTCATCGACTGATTTCGGCTCTGGAGTACCTCTCCCAGGAAACCTCACAGGGTCAAGTCAGCAGGGACCACCAATCAGCTCAGCAGCCGTCATGTGCCAGACACTGTCAGCCATTCATCTTGTTCTGTGAACCGTGTCGAATGGTGATCTGTCTGGGGTGTGTGGTTGACCACCCGGGACACGCCATGCGGGATATACCATCGTCAGCTGAGAATGACAAGGTAatgcgaaaaagacattcgtatatcatgcagccatcaaccaaaatggatgttcagAGTCATTAA